The genomic region AGATGGTGATGCCGGGGGACAACGTGCAGATGACGGTGGAGCTGATCACGCCGATCGCGATGGAGAAGGAGCTGCGCTTTGCGATTCGCGAGGGCGGCCGGACGGTGGGCGCCGGGGTGGTGACGGAGATTCTGGAGTAGAACGGAAAAGGTTATCCGTTATCCGTTATCCGTCGGAACCGAGGGGCTGGCTCCAA from Longimicrobiaceae bacterium harbors:
- the tuf gene encoding elongation factor Tu (EF-Tu; promotes GTP-dependent binding of aminoacyl-tRNA to the A-site of ribosomes during protein biosynthesis; when the tRNA anticodon matches the mRNA codon, GTP hydrolysis results; the inactive EF-Tu-GDP leaves the ribosome and release of GDP is promoted by elongation factor Ts; many prokaryotes have two copies of the gene encoding EF-Tu), yielding MVMPGDNVQMTVELITPIAMEKELRFAIREGGRTVGAGVVTEILE